Below is a window of Mycolicibacterium chitae DNA.
GCGCCGTCGGCGCAGGCCCACAGCGCCGCGGCGGCGCCGAGATAGCGCAGCGCCGACACCGCGAGCCCCAGCAGCGCCCAGGACCAGTCGGCGGTGCGCAGCTCGGAGAAGAAGGTCGGCACGGTGCTGATGAACGGGTAGGCCACGTAGACCAGCGCGACCAACAACACCAGCTGGATGGCCTGGCTGCGGGTGAAGCGGGTGATGGTCTCGGGCTGGATCTGGTCGGCACCGGTCTGCCGCTTGACCTCGTCGCGCGCGGCGGCCAGCACGTCGCCCGGCTCCTCGAACGTGTCGCGCAGCCGGGCGGGCATCGCCGCCTTGGTCAGCCGGCGCGACGCCGTCAGCACCGCGTCCTTGCCGAACACCTCGATCGCGGCCGCCACGGCGGGTTCGGCGCCGTAGAGGCAGGTGGTTGTCGCCAGCAGCTGGGCGATGTCGGCCTGCAGTTGCACGTCGGTGGCGCCGTACTCGGAGTGCGCGAAGCCGCCGAAGGACACCGCGCCGTCCTCGACGGTGATCTCCTTGCTGCGCAGGTCGCCGTGGGCGATCTGATTGCGGTGCAGCACCGCAAGCGCCTCCCACACCTGTAGGACCGGAGTCTCGTCGACGACGTCGTGCAGCGCCGTCCCGCGCGCGGGGGTGCGGGCGAACATCGTCCAGCCGCGGTCCAGCGGGGCCACCGACATCTCGGTGGTGTTGGCCGCCCCGAGGTCGCCGATCGCGATGGTCATCAGACCGCGGTGCTCGACGGCGCGGCGCATCGAGGGCTGCAGGGGAGCGGTCTCGCTGGTGCGCAGGCGCACCTTGCGCCAGAACTGCCGCAGCGCGCCGCCGCTGCGTTGGTTCGGGCCGTACAGCTCGACCAGCACGGTCGAAGCCGGTTCGACCGACAACGCCGAGAGCACCAGCGGTCCCGGGCCCGCCGGGCGCACGACCGTCAGCGCCGAGGTGGTGAACCCCCGTCGGGCCAGCGCGCGCACCGCGCCGTCGAGCGGGACCTCGAGGGCGGGCGTGCCGACCACCAGCACCACCAACGCGCCGACGAACCAGCCGACCGCCAGACCCAGCAGCGAGCGGGCCGGGACCACGGCGCTGACCACCAGGTGGATCGGGACGAACGCCAGCAGCAGGGTCCACCACCAGCGGCGCCACCGCGCCGGCAGCCCGGGGCCGGACACGGTGAGCATCGCGGCCAGCATGGCGATCCAGCGCGGATCGTCGAGGAACTGCGACAGCACGGTGTCGAGCCGGTCGGTCAGATCGAAATGCCAGGTGGGCGCGGCGATGCCGTTGCCGCTGATGGACAGCGCGAGCCCGGCGATCAGACCGGCGGCGACGTAGGCGCCCAGCAGTTTCCACTGCTGCGCGGCGATCAGCCCGATCAGTATGACGAACGGCAGCGCGAGGATCGCGATGCCGTAGGCCAGATAGACCAGGTTGGACTGGGTGGGGGTCAGCACGCCGACGATCTCGGAGATCGACTTCTCCAGCGATTCCCACTCGTAGCGGGTGATCAGCGAGCTGGTGATCACGATCGCCAGGAAGACGGTGGCCAGGATCAGCCGGATGATGTCGTTGGTGCGCCTGCCCAACGGTTGCAGCAGGCGGCCCGAAACGGTGATCTCGCGCCCGTCAACCCGCATGTCTGCAGGATCCTACGGTGCCGTGGCGCCGGTGCCGCGCAAGCGGGTTTGAGTCGCGCCTCGGGTGGGAATCATGCTCGGGCCAGACTTGCCTCGGGAACGGCCCGGTCCCTGGATAAGGGACCGGGCCGTTCGATGTTCGTCGTTCGATGTGCGGGGCCCGGGCGGCCGCGGTGAACCCGGCGCCGATCAGCGCGGCGCCTCGTCGACGACGGAGGCGGCGATCACCCGCTCCACCTCGGTCGGCGCGGGGATCGCGGGCCCGTCGGTGACCTCGGCGCCCACCAGGACGTCCAGCAGTCCGTCGGCCAGATCGAGCACCCCCTCGGTGGCGTTGGGCATGGCCGCCGAATCCGCCATGGTCAGCTGGATCGACACCAGACCGTGCAGGCTGGTCCACAGCGTGTGGGCGCACTGGTGCAGCGGCAGGCCGAGCCGATGGCCGGCCGCGGCGCACTCGCGCAGCACGCGCCGCAGCGGGCCGGTCACCTGGCGGGCCGGGTGGTGGCCCAGTTGGCTGGGATCGCCGACGGGCTGCCGCACCTGGTACATCAGCCGGTATCGGCCGGGGTTGTCCAGCGCGAAGCGGCAGTAGGCGTGTAACTGGGCGCGAAGGCGTTCCCGCGGGCTTGCCGGTTCGCCGGCGGCCTCGGCCGCCCGCATGGTGTCGGCCAGTTCGGTGTACTTGTCGGCCAGCGCGGCCCACACGAGTTCGGATTTGTCGGCGAAGTGCAGATAGATGCTCGGTGCGGCCACGCCGACCTCCCGGGCAACCGCGCGCATGGTCAGCTTCTCGTCGCTGCCCCACTCGTCGAGGAGTCGGTTGACGGCGGCCAGGATCTCGTCGCGCAGTTGGTCGCCGTGGCCGCGGCGGCTACGGGGCCGGCCCCCACGCCGCGCTGGTGCGTCGCGCTGCACAGTTCACCTCCGGGTGTGCGAGGAATCACCAGGCCAACGGTCCCTTTTGGGTCGGTAGCCGGGCTAAACTTCAGTTAACTGAACATTGTTAGTTTATGTGATGGAGGTCGCAGTGACTGCATACCCCGAGGAATTGGTGTCGGGTTTCGACATCGACCAGGACGCCGTGGAGCGCTCCGAGCGCATCGGCGGCGGGATCGCCCCGCGCGCCGGCGTGATCGGTCTGGGCATGATCGGCGGCGGGGTTGCGGTCAGCCTGGAGGCCCGCGGGCGCATCCCCGTGGTCTACGACATCCGCGCCGAGGCGGCCGAGGAGTTGGGTCTGGCGCTCGCGGCGCCGACGCCGGCCGAGGTCGCCGCGGTCAGCGACGTCGTGTTGCTCGCCGTCGTCGACGCCGCCCAGGTGCGCGAGGTGCTGCGCGGCACCGACGGCGTGCTCGCCGGCGCGCGTCCCGGCCTGGTCGTCGCCTTGCTGTCGACGCTGGCGGTGCCCGAGGTCCTCGATGTGGCCGAGGAGTGCCGCCCCTACGGCGTGACCGTGCTGGACTGCGGCGTGACGCCCGGTGACCAGGCCGCCCACAACGGCATGGTCGCCATGGTCGGCGGCGACGACGACAGCGTGCGTCGGGCCATGCCGGTGCTGGCCGACTTCGCCAAGAAGGTCGTGCACTGCGGCCCGCTGGGCGCGGGCATGGCCACCAAGATCGCGCGTAACGTCCTGACCTACGGCTCCTGGCGCGCCGCGCACGAGGCCGCCGCGTTGGCCGAGGCCGCCGGGGTGGATCCGCGGGTGCTCATCGATGTGGTCGAGGAGGCCGACCCGACCGGCGCGACGACCTTCGCGTGGCTGCGCAACCGGGTGGACTCCCCGGAACTCGCCGCCGAGGCGGGCCCGCAGGTGCTGCGCCTGATGGACAAGGACCTGTCGGCGGCCCAGAGCCTGGCCGCCCAGCGCGGCGTCGAGGTGCCCATGGTGGAGGTGGCCCGCGACCAGGCCGCCGACACGCTCGGCATCGTCGAGGACCGGCCGTCGGACGATCGCACCGAGCGCGGATTGCAGACCATGGACAAGGTCTACGGCACCGGGCTGGCCGCCCACATGCCCGAGGAGCGCAGCCCGGCGCTGGCCATGACCGTCGATCACCTCTTCGGCGAGGTATGGGCGCGCCCGGGCCTGTCCCTGCGGGACCGGCGGCTGGTGGTGCTCGGCGCCACGGCCATGCTGGGCCGGGCCGACCTGATCGAGGTGCAGGTGCGCGGCGCGCTGATCAACGGCGAGCTCACCGAGGACGAACTGGAAGAGATCGTCCTGCAGCTGCATTACTACGCCGGCTGGGGCAACGGCACCGCGGTGCAGGCCGGCGTGGACGCCGCGCTGCAGAGCTGGCAGGGCGGCTTCGTCGCGCCCACCGACGGTCAGTGAACCGACGGTCAGTGATCGACGGGCTGGTACATCGCGGTCGGGGTGCTGCGTCCGCGTAGCACCTCGTCGCCGACGTGCTCCCAGCGCCGGCGCTCGACCGCATCGCCGGAGTCGAGCACGGTGGCCGAGCACAGCACCCGCGCCGGGCTGATCTTGGCGCGGTCGGCCAGCCGGGCGGCCTCGTTCACGGGATCGCCGATGACGGTGTACTCGAATCGGAATTCCGCGCCGACGAACCCCGCGAAGACCCGGCCCGCCGACACCCCGATGCCGAAATCGAGCTGCCGGCCGTGCAGCCGGGCGGCCAGGTCGCGCGCGGTGGCCGCGGCGTCGGTGGCCGGGTCCGCGGCGGGCGCGGGCGCGCCGAACACCACCAGCGCCGCGTCGCCCTGGAACTTGTTGATGAAGCCGCGGCGCTGATCGACGACGGCGACGATCGCCCGGTAGAAGTGGTCGAGGACGTCGGCCACCTCGGCGGGGTCGCGGTTGGCGGCGAACTGCGTGAACCCGGTCAGGTCGACGAACAGCACCGACACCTCGCGGACGTCGCGATACAGCGCCTCGTTCTGCTCCACGAGCACCTGCACCACGTCGTCGCCGACGTGGCGGCCGAACAGATCCCGCAACCGGTCGCGCTCGCGCAGCCCGGCCACCATCCGGTTGAACCCGCTCTGCAGCAGGCCGATCTCGGAGCGCTCGTAGACATCGACGCGGCGGCGGATGTCGCCGCGCTCGACGTCGGCCATCGCCTCGACGACCTCGCGCACCGGATCCGAGATCGACCGGGAGACCAGCACCATGCCGCGCAGCCCCCACACCACGGCCACCGCACACAACACCAGCACCGGGATCTCGACCGACGAGGTTCGGT
It encodes the following:
- a CDS encoding flippase-like domain-containing protein, which codes for MRVDGREITVSGRLLQPLGRRTNDIIRLILATVFLAIVITSSLITRYEWESLEKSISEIVGVLTPTQSNLVYLAYGIAILALPFVILIGLIAAQQWKLLGAYVAAGLIAGLALSISGNGIAAPTWHFDLTDRLDTVLSQFLDDPRWIAMLAAMLTVSGPGLPARWRRWWWTLLLAFVPIHLVVSAVVPARSLLGLAVGWFVGALVVLVVGTPALEVPLDGAVRALARRGFTTSALTVVRPAGPGPLVLSALSVEPASTVLVELYGPNQRSGGALRQFWRKVRLRTSETAPLQPSMRRAVEHRGLMTIAIGDLGAANTTEMSVAPLDRGWTMFARTPARGTALHDVVDETPVLQVWEALAVLHRNQIAHGDLRSKEITVEDGAVSFGGFAHSEYGATDVQLQADIAQLLATTTCLYGAEPAVAAAIEVFGKDAVLTASRRLTKAAMPARLRDTFEEPGDVLAAARDEVKRQTGADQIQPETITRFTRSQAIQLVLLVALVYVAYPFISTVPTFFSELRTADWSWALLGLAVSALRYLGAAAALWACADGAVSYRNLTIMQVANTFAATTTPAGVGGLALSTRFLQKGGLGGVRATTAVALQQSVQVIVHVSLLILFSAVAGATADLSHFVPSAPVLYLIAGLALGLVGGFLVVPKLRRWLGTSLGPKLKEVGADLIELAKEPKRFGLIVLGCAGTTLGSALALWASVEAFGGNVSFVTITVVTMIGGTLASAAPTPGGVGAVEAALIGGLAAFGVPAGVAVPAVLLYRILTCWLPVFAGWPIMRWLTKKEMI
- a CDS encoding TetR/AcrR family transcriptional regulator: MQRDAPARRGGRPRSRRGHGDQLRDEILAAVNRLLDEWGSDEKLTMRAVAREVGVAAPSIYLHFADKSELVWAALADKYTELADTMRAAEAAGEPASPRERLRAQLHAYCRFALDNPGRYRLMYQVRQPVGDPSQLGHHPARQVTGPLRRVLRECAAAGHRLGLPLHQCAHTLWTSLHGLVSIQLTMADSAAMPNATEGVLDLADGLLDVLVGAEVTDGPAIPAPTEVERVIAASVVDEAPR
- a CDS encoding NAD(P)-binding domain-containing protein — encoded protein: MTAYPEELVSGFDIDQDAVERSERIGGGIAPRAGVIGLGMIGGGVAVSLEARGRIPVVYDIRAEAAEELGLALAAPTPAEVAAVSDVVLLAVVDAAQVREVLRGTDGVLAGARPGLVVALLSTLAVPEVLDVAEECRPYGVTVLDCGVTPGDQAAHNGMVAMVGGDDDSVRRAMPVLADFAKKVVHCGPLGAGMATKIARNVLTYGSWRAAHEAAALAEAAGVDPRVLIDVVEEADPTGATTFAWLRNRVDSPELAAEAGPQVLRLMDKDLSAAQSLAAQRGVEVPMVEVARDQAADTLGIVEDRPSDDRTERGLQTMDKVYGTGLAAHMPEERSPALAMTVDHLFGEVWARPGLSLRDRRLVVLGATAMLGRADLIEVQVRGALINGELTEDELEEIVLQLHYYAGWGNGTAVQAGVDAALQSWQGGFVAPTDGQ
- a CDS encoding adenylate/guanylate cyclase domain-containing protein; this encodes MTTKTEPPASATELALRYAAGVTVAHLLAVTEVVLVMTALRRETLNENQAPFTEANNGLIIALAVVALIVVTVGSLLNVLPSLRWYVAGATPTPEQRQTALRIAHRGSMLLAGTWAASGVAVVLANPHDAFTVTVLVGPAVFFGATAAVCTALLLTVRTLHPLSAAADPYGVRLDTADNAPGVIARLLMMWVLCCALPSVGVALLILIRSHGWIIDRTSSVEIPVLVLCAVAVVWGLRGMVLVSRSISDPVREVVEAMADVERGDIRRRVDVYERSEIGLLQSGFNRMVAGLRERDRLRDLFGRHVGDDVVQVLVEQNEALYRDVREVSVLFVDLTGFTQFAANRDPAEVADVLDHFYRAIVAVVDQRRGFINKFQGDAALVVFGAPAPAADPATDAAATARDLAARLHGRQLDFGIGVSAGRVFAGFVGAEFRFEYTVIGDPVNEAARLADRAKISPARVLCSATVLDSGDAVERRRWEHVGDEVLRGRSTPTAMYQPVDH